In Tenebrio molitor chromosome 6, icTenMoli1.1, whole genome shotgun sequence, one genomic interval encodes:
- the LOC138132841 gene encoding sarcosine dehydrogenase, mitochondrial-like, whose translation MLRTAGRNVFKTKNVPKFQQVLSYTTDTNIPNQADVVVIGGGVAGCSLLYHLSKRGIKTVLLERAKITSGTTWHTSALCWRLRPGDVDIRLLESTRKLLISLEQETGLNTGWINNGGLYIAKTEERMQEYKRLHTFGHFFNIESHVIAPSEAAKLSPILDPKKFKGALYSPGDGCTDPSMYCAALIKGANTRGGQVIENCPVNTILTDPTSGARKIKGVETAKGTIKTSCVVNAAGVWSKNIAQLVGLDLPIVPMKHAYVITDSIPEAKNAPNIRDHDGGIYMRMQGDCIYLGGYEANPEIIKDMPSDFQFSLFDLDKDIFEVHLKNAADIAPVFERVGIKSDICGAEAFTPDHKPIMGEDPRLAGFYYSCGYNSLGINLSGGCAEQLAIWISQGRPEIPMFTYDIRRFTPNLRSDRAWITETSQESYAKNYSIVFPHDQPLAGRNHKIGPFHEALVASGAVMEQAQGWERPGYFIKDRTAPVRGYDWYGYYDHVDNEDKRYEHELEGDYTFGFSKHHDLIGEEANAARNNVALFDLSYFTKMYLTGPDAEEAADWLFTADTDKEPGRVVYTCSLNSKGGVEADVTVTPLEEGVGTLVGPILKGKGYYIVAGGASGYQTVSHFKKEIGKKNFKAVISDITDKLGVLSIQGPKSRELLQSITETPITDERFPPGMSHIIQVNGHVCRAMRISFIGELGYELHVPVASCVPVYKKVKEAGRGFELKHAGFRALYSLSLEKGYHLWNHDLRIDDNPVEANLQMICRKDGQYLGKQHVEKLKQHGVKKKRVFFTLEDRVAIYGLETIWRDDTIVGFLRRGDWGYNLDCSIGTGFIEHPKGQILTDEFLKSGNYHIEVLDKRYPATLFLKSPFDPKSQRLLGQYDAQFEEQSHFED comes from the exons ATGTTGAGAACAGCCGGCAGAAATGTGTTCAAAACGAAAAACGTGCCAAAATTCCAGCAAGTGCTAAGCTACACCACCGACACCAACATCCCCAATCAAGCAGATGTCGTCGTCATCG gTGGCGGCGTCGCCGGTTGCAGTCTCCTCTATCATTTGTCCAAAAGGGGGATTAAGACCGTTCTTCTCGAAAGGGCGAAAATAACGAGCGGCACCACTTGGCACACCAGCGCCCTGTGCTGGAGGCTGAGACCCGGCGATGTGGACATCAGGTTATTAGAATCGACCAGGAAACTCCTCATCAGTTTGGAACAAGAAACAGGTCTTAATACGGGGTGGATCAACAATGGAGGGCTTTACATCGCCAAAACAGAG GAGCGCATGCAGGAGTACAAACGCCTCCATACATTCGGCCACTTCTTCAATATTGAAAGCCATGTGATAGCCCCTTCGGAAGCAGCAAAACTGTCACCGATACTCGACCCTAAGAAATTCAAAGGTGCCCTCTACTCCCCAGGAGACGGTTGTACTGACCCCTCCATGTATTGCGCAGCTCTAATAAAAGGCGCCAACACTCGAGGAGGACAA GTCATCGAAAACTGTCCCGTCAACACCATCCTCACCGATCCCACTTCCGGAGCGAGAAAGATCAAAGGAGTGGAAACAGCAAAAGGAACGATCAAAACTAGTTGTGTTGTAAACGCTGCAGGAGTTTGGTCGAAGAATATTGCTCAGCTTGTTGGGTTAGATCTGCCGATCGTTCCCATGAAGCATGCGTACGTCATCACCGATTCGATACCGGAAGCGAAAAATGCACCGAACATTCGAGACCACGACGGGGGTATTTACATGAGGATGCAGGGTGACTGCATTTATCTAGGAGGCTACGAAGCTAATCCGGAAATAATCAAAGACATGCCTAGCGACTTCCAATTCAGCCTGTTCGACTTAGACAAGGATATTTTCGAGGttcatttgaaaaatgccgctgATATTGCTCCAGTTTTTGAACGCGTCGGTATTAAATCTGATATCTGTGGTGCCGAAGCCTTCACTCCAGACCACAAACCCATCATGGGTGAAGATCCGAGATTAGCAG GTTTTTACTACTCGTGCGGTTATAATTCTCTGGGTATTAATCTGAGTGGTGGTTGCGCTGAACAGTTGGCCATCTGGATCTCTCAGGGTCGTCCAGAGATACCAATGTTTACTTATGATATAAGAAGATTCACGCCGAATTTGAGATCCGATCGGGCTTGGATTACCGAAACTAGTCAAGAGAGTTACGCTAAGAATTATAGTATTGTGTTCCCTCACGATCAGCCTTTGGCTGGAAGGAATCATAAAATCGGGCCGTTCCACGAG GCTCTTGTAGCCAGTGGTGCCGTAATGGAGCAAGCCCAAGGTTGGGAAAGGCCaggttattttattaaagatcGTACTGCACCTGTACGAGGCTACGATTGGTATGGCTATTACGACCACGTCGACAACGAAGATAAGAGATACGAACACGAATTGGAAGGAGATTATACGTTTGGGTTCTCTAAACATCATGATCTG ATCGGAGAGGAGGCAAACGCAGCTAGAAACAACGTCGCCCTTTTCGACCTCTCCTACTTTACTAAAATGTACTTAACCGGACCAGATGCGGAAGAAGCAGCTGATTGGCTCTTTACAGCTGATACAGACAAAGAACCAGGACGTGTGGTTTACACTTGTTCGTTGAACAGCAAAGGAGGAGTGGAGGCGGATGTGACAGTCACACCTTTAGAGGAAGGTGTGGGTACTCTCGTTGGTCCCATTTTGAAG GGTAAAGGGTACTATATCGTGGCTGGTGGAGCGTCTGGTTACCAAACAGTCTCACattttaagaaagaaatcggcaagaaaaatttcaaagcgGTGATAAGCGACATCACGGACAAATTAGGAGTACTATCCATTCAAGGGCCAAAAAG tCGGGAGCTTCTCCAGTCGATCACTGAAACCCCGATAACCGACGAACGCTTCCCCCCAGGAATGTCCCACATCATCCAAGTAAACGGTCACGTTTGTCGCGCTATGAGAATCAGTTTCATCGGTGAACTAGGCTATGAATTGCACGTCCCCGTGGCTTCTTGTGTTCCTGTCTACAAGAAAGTAAAGGAAGCCGGACGAGGTTTCGAGTTGAAACACGCCGGATTCAGAGCCTTATATTCTTTAAGTCTCGAAAAAGGATATCATCTCTGGAACCACGATCTGAGAATTGACGACAATCCTGTCGAAGCGAACCTGCAAATGATTTGTCGCAAAGACGGCCAGTACTTGGGTAAGCAACACGTAGAAAAACTAAAGCAACATGGTGTGAAAAAGAAAAGGGTTTTCTTCACTTTGGAGGATCGGGTGGCCATTTACGGCTTGGAGACAATCTGGAGGGACGATACGATTGTAGGGTTCTTGAGGAGAGGTGATTGGGGGTATAATCTGGACTGTAGTATCGGGACGGGATTCATTGAACATCCCAAAGGACAGATATTGACAGATGAGTTTTTGAAGAGCGGAAATTATCACATTGAAGTTCTAGATAAGAGGTACCCCGCCACTTTGTTTTTGAAGAGTCCTTTCGATCCGAAGAGTCAGAGGTTGTTGGGACAATACGATGCACAGTTCGAGGAACAATCACATTTCGAAGACTGA